One Gossypium hirsutum isolate 1008001.06 chromosome A08, Gossypium_hirsutum_v2.1, whole genome shotgun sequence genomic window, CCACATGAAGAAGAACCATGATCATGATCATCATCGTCATCCCCATTAGACGATACATCAATGGATGATTTGATGAATGAACTTGAAAGATCAGTGTAAAGATCAACCACTCTTTTAATGTTATTGTTGAGCTCCTTAATTAGCCCAACATTCCTGGTCAAGTTATGAGGGACCTTGGACTCATGGTTCATGTTTATCTCATTGATGAGCAGCCTGTTCTGGTCCAATATGGTCTGGACCTGAACCAAACCCTTCTGTAATGTTTGCACCACTTTGGGGTCCATTTCATCACTACCATTGCCAAGCCTTGAGAATGTCTCACCCTCCATTGTGTGTGAATTTGATGAACTAGAGAGCTCTCTATCTCAAAACTAGACCAGAATGAACAACAAGAATCATATGAGTGAAAAGCTTa contains:
- the LOC121204774 gene encoding protein ELF4-LIKE 3, yielding MEGETFSRLGNGSDEMDPKVVQTLQKGLVQVQTILDQNRLLINEINMNHESKVPHNLTRNVGLIKELNNNIKRVVDLYTDLSSSFIKSSIDVSSNGDDDDDHDHGSSSCGGALESNGKGCHKRNRVA